The Pseudomonas sp. SCB32 DNA window CTCGCCCACGATCTGCTGGTGATCTCCACGCCCATGTACAACTTCAGCGTGCCCAGCGGGTTGAAGGCCTGGGTCGACCAGATCGTCCGCATCGGCCGCACCTTCGACCTGCACCTGAAGGACGGCGAGGCGGAGTACGAGCCGTTGCTCAAGGGGCGCAAGGCGCTGATCGTCACCAGTCGCGGCGGCGCCGGCATGGGGCCGGGTGGCGAGCTGGAGTGGATGAATCACGCCGACGCCTGGCTGCGTGTGGCGCTGGGCTTCCTTGGTATCGAGGATGTGCAGGTGATCGCCGCCGAGGGCGAGGAGGGCAATCCCGAAGCCTTCCACGCCTCCTATCAACTGGCCGAAAAGGCCCTGGCCGATCTCGCCGAGAGCGAGTGGGTGCGTTCGTAATGGCCTGGGCGATGCTGATGGTGGCGGCGGTGTTCGAGGTGATGTTCGCCGTGTCGATGAAGTACGCGGAGGGCTTCACCCGGCCACTGCCGACTGCGGTGACAGTGGTCGCGGTGATCGGCGGGATTTTCTTCCTCACCCTGGCGATGCGCCAGTTGCCGGTGAGTATCGCCTACCCGATCTGGACGGCGATCGGCACCCTGGGCACGGTGCTGTTCGGCTTCCTGCTGCTGGGCGAGGCGCTGACCCTGACCAAGCTGATGTCGGTGGCGCTGATCATCGCCGGGGTGGCCGGGCTGCGGGTCTGACGGCTTGGTGTTAAGGTGCCGCGCATTCCCACCTGTTGAAGCCGGACCATGACCGACAAACCGAAGAACCCGCTGCATGGCGTGACCCTGGAAGCCATCCTCAATCGCCTGGTCGAGCAGTACGGCTGGGACGGGCTGGCCAAGCGCATCGATATCCGCTGCTTCAAGAACGACCCGAGCATCAAGTCCAGCCTGACCTTCCTGCGCCGCACGCCCTGGGCGCGGGAGCAGGTAGAGGCGTTGTATGTGAAGAGCGTCCAGGGGAAGTAAGCGCTTAGGGCATTCGTAGGAGCGGGCTCCGTCCGCGATTTGCTCCGCGCCGGGGTTCATCGCGGACGGAATCCGCTCCTGCAGGTTCAGGGATGTATCGGCACTGGGGGGGTTGACGTGGATGGCGTCACCCGGCGAGCTCGGAGCCTTTCGTAGGAGCGAGCTTGCTCGCGAATCCGGCTGGGCACTCATGGCGTCCGGCTGTTCGCGAGCAAGCTCGCTCCTACAGGTTCCACTCTGGCGCAAAGACTATCGCCAACTCACCCGCAGATTGTCGATCGGCTGCTGGCACCCGGTGCTGATCCCTGGCTCCAGGTAACTCTGCAGCATCGGCGCCATACCCTTGAGCACCTGCACCGGCAGTGCCGAGGTGAACTTGAAGTTGTCCGACTCGCTGCCGGCCACGTAGGCGGTGAGGGTGCCGAAGTGGCGCGGGCCGAGGTAGAACACGAAGGTCGCGGTGCGGTTCATCGCCTTGGAGCTCTTCACCCAGCCGCCGCGGGTCACGCTCTCGATGCGGTTGTCGCCGGTGCCGGTCTTGCCGCCCATCACCAGCGGGCTGCCGTCGGCCAGCTTGAAGCTGCCGGACAGTCGCCGCGCGGTGCCGGCGTCCACCACCTGGGACAGCGCGCTGCGCAGGGCCTGGGCCACTTCCGAGCGCATTACCTGGCGGCCAGTGTTCGACTGCGGGCCGAGGCTCGCCTCGTACGGCGTATTGGCGGCGAAGCGCAGGTTGTCGATACGCAGGGTCGGCAGACGCACGCCATCGTTGAGGATGATCCCCATCAGCTCGGCGAGGGCCGCCGGACGGTCGCCGGAGCTGCCTAGCGCGGTGGCCAGCGACGGCACCAGGTGGTCGAAGGGATAACCCAGGCGCTTCCACTGCTCATGCAGGTCGAGGAAGGCTTCCACCTCCAGCATGATGCGGATGCGCTTGTCGCGCGCGTACTTGTGCCGCGACTTGAACAGCCAGCCGTAGACCTGCTTGCGCTCCGCCACGCTGGCCGCCACCGCATCGTTGAAGGTGGCCGCTGGCTGCCGCTGCAGGTAGCCCAGCAGCCAGAGCTCCAGCGGGTGCACGCGGGCGACGTAGCCCTGGTCGTTGAGGTCGAAGGCGCCGGGGCCGTAGTGCGTGTAGAGATCGGCGATGCGCTTGTCGGTCATCTGCTCGCCAGCGTACTTGCCTTTCTTCAGGCGGTCCTGGAGGAAGGTGGTGAAGGTCGGCAGGTCCGCCTGCGGTTGCAGGTAGCGGTGGATCGCCGCCAACCGCACCGGCCAGGCGCGCAGGCCGTCGAGGAAGGTGTCGAGGCGCTCGTCGGCAGTCTTGCCCTTGTATTTCTGCCAGAAGCGCAGCAGGTAGACCTGGCTCTCCTTGTTGACGAAACGATCGAGGTAGGCCTGGCGGCGTGGGTCCTTGTCGTCGGCCAGTACCTCGATCTTGCTGCCGGAGTTGGCGTACATGTCGTGCCGCACCAGGTCGCGCAGCAGGCGCACGAAGGGCAGGTTGATCGACTCGCGCAGGGCGTCCTGGACGGTCGGGATGCGGCCGTTGTCCTCCTTGCGGAAGTTGTTGAAGGTGTGGATGCCGCCGCCGGTGAAGAAGGCCTCGTAGGGGCTGGCGGAGTACTTGCGCTGCATGGCGGCGACCAGCATGTCCGGCAGGTTGCGGTCCTTGGCGGTGATCAGGTAGTCGATGGCCCAGCGGCTGATGAAGTCCAGCGGCTCCACCTGCACCTTCTTCAGCTCGGCGGCGCTCATCGGTGCGTACTGGTCGTGCAGGTCGGCGATGGTCTCCAGGTAGGTGGAGAGCACCCGCAGCTTGGCGGTGGAGCCCAGCTCCAGCTTGCTGCCCTCGTTGATGTCGAAGGGCTGCTCGGTGTTGTCGGTCTGCACGCGCACGCGGTTGCCGCTGGGGGTGCGCTCGAACAGGGTGAAGCTGTAGCGCACGTCCTGGGTCTTGTCCTGGGACAGCAGGTGCTCGCCGAACAGCCCGATCTGCGCGGCAAACTCCGGATCGGAGAGGCGCCGCAGATAGGCCGTGACCTGCTCCTGCAGCTCATGCTGAAGGGTGGTGCTGAAGGAGAGGTCGAAGCGGTCCAGGTCATACAGCGGCACGTCGAGCATCCCGGCCAGGCGGGTGCGCGCCAGGGTCACGCCCTTGTTGTTCTCCAGCGGGGTGACGGTGGGCTGGTTGCGTGGATCGCGGAAGACCAACTGCTGCTTCAGCGCCGCATCGCTCAGCGAGGCGTCGATGATGCCGGACTGGGCGAGCAGGCGCAGGTAGCTGTCAGTCAGCCCGGATAACTGGTCGCGGCCGCGCGCCAGGTACCAGGACGGGCGACGGTGGGCGATCATCAGCGAGATGACCTGGCGCAGCGCCTTGCCCTGTTCGGCCAGCGAAACACCGCTGGCCGGCGGCGCGTTGAGCAGCTGGTTGATCTCCTGGAAGTTGGCGCCGTACCAGATCCACAGGCCGTCCGGCAGGCCGCTGACTTCGCCGTAGCCCGGCTGCGCCGAGAGCGGCACCGAGTTGAGGTAGGTGAGCACCACGTTGCGCCGTGCCGCCAGGTTCTCCGCGCCACCCTGGTAGGTGCGCACGCTGGCCGATGCCATCTGCCGCAGCTTGTCGGTGATGGAATTGGTTCGGCCGTCCTCGGAGTGCCGGTACTTCTCGATCTGGGTGGCCAGGGTGCTGCCGCCAGGGGCGTGGTTGCCCATGCCGACCAGCTTGCCTACCTGGGCCAGCGAGGCCTGGGTAAAGCGGCTCCAGTCGATGGCCGGGTTCAGGTAGGGGCGCTGGGTGTCGAGCAGGTCGCGGTTCTCGATGAACAGCAGGCTCTGCACGATCAGCGGGGAAATGCTGTCGAAGTTGGCGTAAAGCCGCTGCGGATAGCGGAAGTTGTAGATCGGCAGGCCGCGGCAGTCGGCGATGTCGACGCCGGCCTGGTCCTTCTCGGGGTACGGTGGGAACAGTCCGTGGCCGGTGTATTGCATCAGCGGGTCGGAGAAGCGGGTCTGGCTCAGGGTGATGAAGTTGCGCTGGTGCAGGCGATCTAGGAAGGCGGGCAATTGCAGGTAGCCCAGCCGGCGGTCGAACGGGCCGCTCTGCGGGTACACCACGGAACTGCTGGGGCCCTGTGCCAGTTGCCAGGTCAGCTGGCCGGCGTAGCGCGCCAGCTCGCGGGCCTGCAGCTTGGAGGTGCTCGCTTCATAGAGCAGCGCGGCGCCGATGGCGGCGAGCAGCGGCAGGAGGAAGAGAAATAGCAGCAGGAAACGGTGATGGTGGACTTTCGTTGGGGAAACACCGGGCTCCGAGCGACCCGGTTGAGCTGCTGAATGCGTACCGGAATGCTTCGAGCTATCCATTTCACGACCTGCCCATGCTCAAACCACAGCCTAGGTAAGCGGACTCCGCCCACGTGACGACCGGCGCCTCTCCCGACGCCGCGAAAGCCCCGAGACAGCGGCTTTCCTAACATCCAGCGTAGTCGGCGGCGAAAAATCTGCGCGCCGCGCAGCACCGCTCCATGCCTGCCTGATTGATTTGCCGACGGCCAGCAGGTGCAATAGGACTGACTGTTGATGATGGGGCGTACGCTACCCAAGCCTCCACAGACCCTGATGACTTCGACAGGACTTCCCGTCATGCGTTCGTTGTTTTTGCCCGTCGTGCCCCTGCTGCTGGCTTCGCTGAGCGCCATCGCCGCGCCCATGCCGTTCTACAAGTGGCAGAGCAAGGTGGACGGCGCCTATACCTGCCAGCAGACCTCGCCGGGGGATGGCTGGCAGAAGATCGGTGGGCCGTTCCGCGATGCCGGTTGCCGCGAAATGCAGCCGCAGACGCCACCGCCCAAGGGGTTGGCGGTGCCCAAGGGGTGGAAGACGCAGTAGCTCGATGCGAGCGCCCCATGAGTGCGATTCGCGGGCGTGGCCCGCTCCTGCGGGACGCAGTGCTGCTACTTTTCGCCGGCGCGGAGTCATCCGCGATCAAGTCGACTCAAGCACGGAGAGCGCCATGACCGACCAGCAAGCCCGTATCCGCCACAGTTGGCAGGCCAACGCCGATGCCTGGACCCACGCCGTGCGCGAACAGCGTATCGAAAGCCGGCGCCTGGTGACCGACGCGGCGATCCTCAGCGCCGTAGCCGCAGGCCCGGCACATCGAGTGCTGGACATCGGCTGTGGCGAAGGCTGGCTCTGCCGGGCACTGGCGGAGCGGGGCAGCCAATGCGTGGG harbors:
- a CDS encoding FMN-dependent NADH-azoreductase, which codes for MNRILAIHASPRANRSHSRRLAEGFLAALPQAEITRREVGRADLPHVSEGFIAAAFHPQREHRPAGLQAELALSDELVDELLAHDLLVISTPMYNFSVPSGLKAWVDQIVRIGRTFDLHLKDGEAEYEPLLKGRKALIVTSRGGAGMGPGGELEWMNHADAWLRVALGFLGIEDVQVIAAEGEEGNPEAFHASYQLAEKALADLAESEWVRS
- a CDS encoding multidrug efflux SMR transporter, with the protein product MAWAMLMVAAVFEVMFAVSMKYAEGFTRPLPTAVTVVAVIGGIFFLTLAMRQLPVSIAYPIWTAIGTLGTVLFGFLLLGEALTLTKLMSVALIIAGVAGLRV
- a CDS encoding VF530 family DNA-binding protein, whose product is MTDKPKNPLHGVTLEAILNRLVEQYGWDGLAKRIDIRCFKNDPSIKSSLTFLRRTPWAREQVEALYVKSVQGK
- a CDS encoding transglycosylase domain-containing protein encodes the protein MDSSKHSGTHSAAQPGRSEPGVSPTKVHHHRFLLLFLFLLPLLAAIGAALLYEASTSKLQARELARYAGQLTWQLAQGPSSSVVYPQSGPFDRRLGYLQLPAFLDRLHQRNFITLSQTRFSDPLMQYTGHGLFPPYPEKDQAGVDIADCRGLPIYNFRYPQRLYANFDSISPLIVQSLLFIENRDLLDTQRPYLNPAIDWSRFTQASLAQVGKLVGMGNHAPGGSTLATQIEKYRHSEDGRTNSITDKLRQMASASVRTYQGGAENLAARRNVVLTYLNSVPLSAQPGYGEVSGLPDGLWIWYGANFQEINQLLNAPPASGVSLAEQGKALRQVISLMIAHRRPSWYLARGRDQLSGLTDSYLRLLAQSGIIDASLSDAALKQQLVFRDPRNQPTVTPLENNKGVTLARTRLAGMLDVPLYDLDRFDLSFSTTLQHELQEQVTAYLRRLSDPEFAAQIGLFGEHLLSQDKTQDVRYSFTLFERTPSGNRVRVQTDNTEQPFDINEGSKLELGSTAKLRVLSTYLETIADLHDQYAPMSAAELKKVQVEPLDFISRWAIDYLITAKDRNLPDMLVAAMQRKYSASPYEAFFTGGGIHTFNNFRKEDNGRIPTVQDALRESINLPFVRLLRDLVRHDMYANSGSKIEVLADDKDPRRQAYLDRFVNKESQVYLLRFWQKYKGKTADERLDTFLDGLRAWPVRLAAIHRYLQPQADLPTFTTFLQDRLKKGKYAGEQMTDKRIADLYTHYGPGAFDLNDQGYVARVHPLELWLLGYLQRQPAATFNDAVAASVAERKQVYGWLFKSRHKYARDKRIRIMLEVEAFLDLHEQWKRLGYPFDHLVPSLATALGSSGDRPAALAELMGIILNDGVRLPTLRIDNLRFAANTPYEASLGPQSNTGRQVMRSEVAQALRSALSQVVDAGTARRLSGSFKLADGSPLVMGGKTGTGDNRIESVTRGGWVKSSKAMNRTATFVFYLGPRHFGTLTAYVAGSESDNFKFTSALPVQVLKGMAPMLQSYLEPGISTGCQQPIDNLRVSWR